The sequence CCTTCACTCGTGCGGAGTCCGCCGACCAGTTCGCCATCGATCAGACTCGGGGCCACAATCCACGGCTGGCGTCCGACCTCAGCTGCGACCCAGCCCGCTTCATTGGCGATGAACGCCAGAGCGACCGCGAACACAAAATACCACAGCAGCCAGCGGGTTTCGAACAATGTGCCTCGATACCAGAGCAGGCAGGCGAACAGCGTACTGGCGATGAACAGGCTGCCGATGGCGATCATCAGATGATACGCCTGAAATGTGAGCCAGACGGGCGGGCGGCCCCACTGATCTTCGAGTTGATCGAATCCCGGGACCGGCGTCTTGAAGTTGTTGTGAACCAGAAAGCTGAGCATGCCGGGAATCTCGATGCCGTACTTCACGGTTTCGGTTTCATCGTCCGGCCAGCCGAACAGATATAACCCGGTGCTCTCTTCCGTCTCGTAAAGCCCCTCCATCGCCGCCAGTTTCGCCGGCTGATATTCGGCGACCATATTGGCATTCGAATGTCCCGAAACCAGCTGGGCCAGAGAAGAGACTGTCGCCAGCAGCAGCGCCCCGGTGAAGGATCGCTTCGCAAACTCCAGATGCCGACCTTTGAGTATGTACCAGGCCGAGATGCTCATCACGAAGAACGCCCCGAGAATGAACGCGCCGATCCAGACGTGAATCAGCCGGTCGATTGTCGAGGGATTAAAGACCATCGCCCAGAAGTCGACGATCTCGGCTCGCTCAAAGGTCTGACCGTTAATCACAACCTCGCGAATCTCATGACCGGTCGGCGTCTGCTGCCAGGAGTTGGCGATCGTGATCCAGACCGACGAGAAAATTCCGCCGAGACAGACCATCAGCGTGGCGAAGAAATGCATCTTCGGCCCGACGCGATCCCAGCCGAACAGGAGCAGCGAAAGAAATCCCGACTCCAGAAAGAAAGCGAAGATCCCCTCAGCCGCCAGAGCGGAGCCGAAGACATCGCCGACGTAGCGGGAATAAGCGGCCCAGTTGGTGCCGAACTCGAATTCCATCACAATGCCGGTCACGACGCCGAGTGCGAAATTGAGCCCGAAGATCTTGGTCCAGAAGCGAGCCGCCTCCTCGAAGATAGGCTGCTTCGTTCGCAGATACATGCCTTCCAGGTAAACCAGAATCACTCCCAGCCCGATGGTGAGGGGAGGAAACAGGTAATGGAACATGATCGTGAAAGCGAACTGCAATCGCGACAGCAGAAGAACGTCCATCGAAGCTATCCATGTGTCAGACCTCGGGATTCGTTCGGGTATTCTAAATGAGACCGAGCCTTTGTACGACCCGCCATTTTGTCGCGGGGGCCGTGTTGGCGAACCGGTTCCTCCCCGCGATGTCCTTCCATCGTTGACAGTCCCTTTGTTGACTCTTCATATTTGAGTGACGTCGCTGCTGGTTGGGGAACGGATTCCTAACGATCCCTCTACTTCAGTGGACATTCAGCTCTCGACCGGATTCCCGGCGGACTGTCGTTCTATTACGTCTGAGCAGGTAAGTTTCTTTCATGATTGTCGGCATCGATCTGGGTACGACGAATTCCCTTTGCGCCGTTTTTCAGGACGGGCAACCGGTCATTATTCCCAGCAGTCATGGTCGCAGCCTCACCCCGTCAATCGTCGGCGTGCTCGATTCCGGCGAACTCCTCGTCGGCGACGCGGCTCGCGATCTTCGCGTCACCCGGCCTCAACACGTCGCCTCCCGGTTCAAGCGGCTGATGGGCACGCAGGAAACGGTTTCGCTCCACAGTAAACAGCTCAACGCGGCTGAACTCTCGAGCCTCGTCCTGAAATCGCTCAAGCAGGATGCCGAAGCGTACCTCGGCGAAGACGTGACCGATGCCGTCATCACCGTGCCGGCTTACTTCAATGAACTGCAGCGACGAGCCACGAAACTGGCCGGCGAACTGGCCGGGCTGCGGGTGAACCGCATCATCAACGAACCGACTGCAGCCGCGCTCGCCTATGGATTTCACGATCGCGATGCCGAGAAGAATCTGCTCGTCATCGACCTCGGCGGCGGCACTTTTGATGTCACAATGATGGAAGTCTTTGAAGGGACACTCGAGATCATCGCTTCGGCCGGCGAGAGCACACTCGGTGGAGAAGACTTCACCGATCGTCTGCTCGGACACGTGCTGCAGACCATGCAGATGCATCTGGAGTCAGCTGAGATTCGACTGCCTCTGATGGTCTCCCGACTGCGGGATGAGTGCGAACGAGCCAAACGTCAACTGGGCAACGTCGAACAGATCGACATTCGCATTCCGGAGGATGATGGTCACTTTGCCGAATCACCGCGGACCGTTTCCATCACGACGGCTCTTTTCTCCGAGATTGTCCAGCCGTTGCTGGAGCGGGTCCGTCGCCCCATTGCCCGTGTCCTTCGCGATGCCGGACTCTCCCCCGATCAGGTCGAGGACGTCATCCTCGTCGGCGGGGCAACCCGCATGCCCGTGCTCAAGACGTGTGTGCGGGAGATCTTCGACCAGGAACCACTCTGCACCCACAATCCAGACGAAGTCGTCGCCCTCGGCGCAGCTATTCAGGCGGCTCTGCTGTCCAACGATGAAGCGGTGCAGGACATCGTGATGACGGACGTCTGTCCGTTCACGCTGGGCGTTGAAATCACCAAGCACATTGGCGGTCACGATGTCGAAGGCTTCTTTCTGCCGATCATCCATCGCAACACAACCCTGCCCGTATCGGCCGAAGAAATTGTTTCCACCGTGCGTGCCAATCAACGGGAAGTGGTGATCCGGGTCTACCAGGGCGAGCATCGGAAAATCGAGGGGAACCTGTCTCTGGGTGAACTGCGCGTCACCGGCATCCCCCCCGCTCCCGCCGGCGTGCCGATCCGGATTCGCTTCACCTACGATCTGAACGGCCTGCTCGAAGTCGAAGCCCTCGTCGACAGCACCGGTCGCAAATTCAGCACCGTGCTGACCAACCACGCCCAGCATCTTTCCAAGAAGGAAATCGAGGACGCGGTCAGCAAACTGCAGGACCTCAAGTTCTATCCGCGCGACGAAGTTGAGAATCAGCAGCTGCTGCGATTCAGCGAACGGGTCCTGGGGGAAATCTCGCCCCAGGAACGGCAGGCGTTTGAAGAGATTATCGACAGTTTCGAAATTGCCATGGCTTCCGGCGACCCGTCCTACTTCCAGCAAGTTCGAGCTTTCCTGCTGGAACGCCTCTCCGAACTCGGCTTCCCCCACGACAGCGGCGAGGGCTCCGCGGAGTGAGATGCATACCTCGGCCGACGAGCCTCCCTTCTTAACGCGAAGCATCCGTCAGGCACAGGGGAACGCGATTCCCTTACTAACGTTTCGGGTTACGATTCATCGGATCGAAGATCCGAGCTGATCGACGAACCGAAATCGTCCCACCCACGGGAGGCGGAAGCCTGCCCTGCTCTCAGGCGGCGAGCCTCGTTTGCTCGGCGATGGGTGTGGTCTCTACAGCCAGTGGCCGGATGCGGTGAATCTGAATCGCCGTCACAAATGTCGATACCGCCCACCCGACCGCATACACGATGCCGAGAGACCAGAGCGTGTCGCTTAGATAATGTCCGCCCTGAACGATACGGGAGAGGCTCATCAATCCGCCGTAACAGAGCCCCACAGTCAGCAGCGACCAGCGCCAGCGTCGGGTGCGGCACAGGAATGCGGGCGTGATCAGATAAAAGCCAATCGAGGCATGTCCGGACGGAAACGACGAGTTGTAGTGGACTTTGTCCCCGAAACCGAACGCGGGTTGATACGCTTTCACGCCCCCCAGTTCGACCACTTCCCGGGGACGCGGGCGGCTGAAGAACGGTTTCAACGAACCATTCACGAGCAGTCCGGGACCAATCAGCAAAACCCAGGTCAACACCACCGCAGCTCGGGCGCGATCGTCCCAGCGCCAGCGGAGACAGGCAATCAGTCCCCAGAACAAGGCAATCACACCGACAACCACGCCGGGGAACACGAACCATTCATCAATCGTCTGCCACGGATCGACATCGGCCAGCGGCCATTCTTTCGCATTAACGTCATAGAACCACCGCGAGATCTCCAGATCCCATCGACTCCACTCCAGTAGCACGGTCCCCAGCAGCAGCGTGCAGAGAGGGATCGCCAGCGGAAGTCGCAGGCGAGTAATCTGCCCGGCGTTACGGTAGGTCTGAACGAAGCTCTGCAGCATGGGTCGGTCTTATCTGATGGTGCGTGAGGCGGGGTTCCTGGCAGTGCGTTCAATCGCGTCAGCTTCCGCAGCGGAGGCGCTCCGGGTGCGGAAAATCTCATACTCTCGCAGTCGCCCGCTTCCGAGCTCGGTCGAAATCGTGCCAAGCGACTCCCATTCGGCAAACGACTGATTCAACGAAGCGGGGAGCTTCGGGTTCACGTCGGTAATCACGTAGGCTGCTCCCGCCTGGTCCGTATCCGGCTTGGGCCACAGGTCGTACTGACACTGCACCCCGGCGTCATCCTGCGACCAGAGGGGAATCAACGGCTGCGAAGGAAGATAGAAAGCGAGGCCGCTGGTGATATCCCGGCCAGCCGTAGAGATGATCAACGGATTTTCCACGCCGGTCGACTTCGCATCGTTCTTAACGACGTCATCGAACTGCTGAGCCAGCGTCTCCCATCCCCGCAATCGGCAGGTGATGTCGAGCGGACTTCCCGCCAGCGGAGACAAGGGAACGACAGTCACCGCGGCATAAGTAATGGCGGTACAAACGAGCCCGGTCTGCCAGCAGCGACTCAGCGTTTTCTCGCGGGACTTGAACAGGTTGTTCAACGTCGATCGCCCCAGCAGCACAGCCGAGACGAGGATGACCGCGGCCGGATAACAGGCCGCTGGCCAGTTCGGCTCCAGTCGACGGGTCGCGCTCAGGGCAAGAATCCCTAACATCGGCACGCCGGAGAAGCAGACGAGGTAGCGTTCGCCAGGCGTCAGCGTTTTGAACTTTCGGAAGGCGGCGTACATGGTCACGACGATCACGAACCACAGCATCGGCGAGGCGACGCCCACCTGCCCCAGAATAAACTCCGCGAACCGGGCAAACTGGGTCATCCATGTGACGGAGTTCTCGGAGAAGTGCGACGCGGTATGCTCAAGTGTGATCCAGTCGTTCCGCATGTTCCAGATGAGGACGGGGGCCAGGAACGCCAGCCCCGCCGCAGCCGTCGACCAGATGCGGCCCGAAAACCACATCGCCCGGCGTTCGGGCGTTGCCAGCAGAAACAGACCGGCAAGCGGGAAGAAGCCAAGCATCGTCTGCTTCGAAAGGATTCCCAGACCGAGCAACAGAGCCGTGATTGCACACCACTTGAGTGGAGGCGTCTTGACCGACGTCATCATCCAGAAACCGTACAACGCTCCGGCCCAGCAGAACAGAAATGGAGCATCGATCGTCATCAGAAAGCTGAGAGCCGTTTGCCCGGGCGTGAGCGCCAGCAGCAGGACCGACAGCACGCCCACACGATACGAGAAGAGCCGGGCTCCCAGATGATACACCCAGAGCAGCCCGAACGTGCCCAGCAGCGCAGCCGGGAGACGGACCGCAAATTCGCTCGGGCCGAGGAGCGTCGTCGAAAGCCAGTTGATCCAGGCGATCATCGGAGGCTTGCTGTAATAGCCGAAGTCGAGCCGCCGCGACCAGTCCCAGTAATAGGATTCATCGGCGATCAAATCGACCGGCGAAGACAGAATAAAGCCGAGCCGCACGAGCAGCAGCGTCCCGATCAGCCACGAGAGTGGCCTCTGTGCCAGGGACGCTTTGAGTCGTTCGACCAGCGATTGCCCCTGTCCTGATGGAGACGGTTGGGTTTCGGTAATGGCAGGCATTGAATCAGTTCTCAGCTATTTGATTTCTTATGAATTCGTTCAGGTCTCGACACGATCGAGCATCCAGACGGTCAACGGCGTCGTCAACAGGAGTGGAATCCAGGCCGCCTGAACCGGTTCAGCCACCTGCAGGGCGGGCAGAAACCGCACTGCATAGGTGCTGCCGATGATGGCGAACAGCCAGAAGCCGCACTCTCCCGCATTGACGATCATTCCCCGGCTTTCCTTCTGGAGAATGACCGGGATCGCAATCCAGATCATCAGCCCGGTGAGAAACGGTTCGATCACTCGGGCATGGAAATTAAACTCGAGGTCTCGAGCGGTGTTGTTGTCGATGGCGGGACTGTTAATCCGCTCGACAAGTTGAGCAGTGCTCAGAAAGCCGCTCGACTCCTTGGCTTTATAAATGAGGTCCGGCGTCACATCGCTGACGACGAAGATATTCTCCGGCTGCTTGGAACGCAGCAGATACGATTTCCCCTGTTCGGTCAGCGGGATCTCGGTCATTGATGGATTCGCGTTTCGCAACAGCCACCCGGAAGGTCGATTCCCCTGCCGTGGATAAAACTCAGCTTCATCGGCTTTCAGGCAGATCATGTCCTGGCCGGCAATCTCGGGCGGCAACACGAACGCCGCTTTCTCAATCCGCTGTGTATGCGGGTAAACCGCCCAGCCGTCGATCAGAATCTGGGACGCATGGTCGTATCGCGGGGCGACGAGGTGCAGCGTTTCGGCTCCGCCTCCGCCACGGCTTGAATGCAGATGATGCACGGCGTCTCCCAGGAAGACTTCCCGGTTGACCATCTTCATACCGACCATCACGCAGGCCCCCATCAATAAGGCGGGAGCAAGAACGCGATACGTCGGAATTCCGGCCGAGAGAAACGGTTTGACCTGGCCGCGACGCTTGCACAGCAGAAGGGTCGTCAGTCCCGACATGGCGATCATGGGAACCGAGGCGGCGTCAAAAATGAACAAGCCCATCTTGCCGTAGTAAGCGGCAATATTCAGCACGATCGACAACGGCTTTCCATCGCTGTGATTGACGAAGTCGTCCACGTTGTCGAACAGGTCGATCACCGTGAACAGCCCCAGAATCACGCACAGATAGACGGCGTTGACGAACAGGAACTGTCGAAAAAGTTGACGTTCAAACGTGGTGAGCATGGTCGCGCTGGCAACATCCTTGTCGCAACGGCTGATCGGTCAGATTCCGCAAATCCTTCGCGGTTCGGCAGGTGCGCAGAATCGCCCTGTCGAGAAGAGCCGGATCCTAGCACACCCCCGCCAATGGACGCGAGACCAGATTTCCCGAGAGCCGGACAAGAAAATGAAGAGAATAGCGAGACTTGATAACTCATTCGTAGCTGCGGCATCTTGCCGCCGAAAGGACGCGGGAACCTCAGACCACGTTGAATCGCTTCGACCGATTCTCCGCCAGTAGCCTGGAACCTGTTCGCTGTCGAACACGCACAAACGGCGGCAGGATGCCGCCGCTACGAGAGGGCCGGCCCGCCCCTGCTGGTCCCCGTAAAACTCAGGCATTTTCCCAGGATGCCGCCAGATCTCCCAGCCGGCTCATCACTCCAAAGACGAGACTATCGACCTGGACTTCCCGGCCTGACAGGTCGCTCAGCCCCGGGACTTCCGGAGCCAGCGGTGAGGCTTCCAGAATCAGACTGCCGTGCTGAAGCACCGCACCCTTTCGACGACGCTGGGCACTCCCCAGGACCTTCTGTCCATTGCTTAGGACATCATGCCGGTCGCCGCGGAGGAAGCAGAGGAACTCGCCATTCTGAGCGGCCAGCTCTTCCCCCCGCATCTGGACCGGAATTCCCTGTTCGGCCAGTGCTGCGATGAACGCGGTATGGACGATCGCGTAGAGTGACGTTGGATTCTTTGCCAGCGGATGAGCAGCGGGGAGGGCGAGGCTATAGGTCAATTCGCGGTCGTGGAGAATCGCTCCACCGCCGGAGAGTCGTGTGACTGCGGGTAAATCGGCAAATCGTTCCGCGAGCGGCGCACGCTGCTTCGCCTGAAAATGACCGAGACTGAGGGTCGCTTCGGCCCAGCGGTAGAAGCGGAAGGAGATCTGTTCATCGTCGATGGCCCGCGCGAGCAGTTGCTCGTCGATGGCCATATTCTCTTCGCCGGAGCGCGGGAAGAACTCGAGAAACAGGGAGCCGACGGCTGTGGAAAAGTCTGTCTGCATCCCTGTCCTCAACGCCCTAAATATACGACGGGACCGTTTCTTTCACGCCCTTGGGAGCCTCAACTTCGAAGGCTGTCGGACAGGGGCAGTAGCTCAGCACCGGCTCGCGGGCCGCCTTGACTTCATCTGGACGACTGACTGGCGTCGTTAGCGGAGCGCTCCGCAACGTCTCCGGATCTTCGGCCAGAATCGCCTTGATAGTATCGGCAAACCGATCGAGGGTGAGCTTCGATTCGGTTTCCGTCGGCTCCATCATCATCGCTTCCGGAATGACCAGTGGGAAGTAGACCGTCGGGGCGTGGAAGCCGTAATCGAGCAGCCGCTTCGCGATGTCCATCGCCGTCACGCCCTGCTTCTTCAGCGGAGCAGCGGACGCGACGAACTCGTGCATACAGCGATCTCCGTTGGGGACGTCGAGGACATCCTTGAGCTGCGACAGTAGATAGTTGGCGTTGAGCACGGCGTGTTCAGAAACTTCCCGAAGTCCGACGCCGCCGAGCGTGCGAATGTAGAAGTACCCCCGCAGCAGAATGCCGATGTTGCCAATAAACGACCGCAGCTGACCGACCGACTTGGGTGGCTTCGACAGCTTGTAGACCGTCTTGCCCTGAGCATCGGTTTCACGGGTCACGATTGGCCCCGGCAGGTAGTCGCCGAGGAAATCACGGACCGCAATCGGCCCTGCACCCGGCCCGCCGGCTCCGTGAGGGCCAGTGAAGGTCTTGTGCACGTTGTAGTGCATCATGTCGCCGCCGAAGTCGCCGGGACGCGTCTTGCCGAGAATGGCGTTCATGTTCGCGCCATCGATGTAGACGAGTCCGCCGACATCGTGCAGCATCTCGCTGATCTTCTGAATGTCCTTCTCGAACAGTCCGATCGTGTTCGGATTCGTGATCATGAACACGGCCACTTCTTCCGACAGGTGCTGCTTCAGATCGTCGAGATTGACGAGCCCGGTCGAAGAAGGTTTCAGCTGGACGCACTTGTAACCGGCCATAGCCGCACTGGCGGGATTCGTGCCGTGAGCACTCGCCGGGAAGACAACGGTTTTCCGGTCCTCGCCTTTGCTGGCGAAGTAAGCCGAAGCCGTCAAAATCGCGGCGAACTCGCCCTGAGCCCCGGCGGCTGGATGCAGCGACACCGAAGGCAGTCCGGCGATCTCTCCCAGCATTTCCTGCATCTCGTACAGAACAGCCAGGAGCCCCTGAATATCATTGGTTTCGGCATAGGGATGAGCGTTGATGAAGCCGTTCATCCCCGCCCAGCGTTCGTGCCGCTTCGGGTTGTACTTCATCGTACAGCTGCCGAGCGGATAGAAGTGCGTATCGACCGACATGTTCCGCTGAGACAGACTCACATAGTGCCGAACGATATCCCCTTCGGACAACTCGGGCAGACTCAACGTGTGATCCGCGCGATGTTCATCGGGGATCTGCGAACTCGTGCCGGCTTCGGCCAGTTCTTCCGGCGGGAACGCGGTCGCGCGGCGTCCGGGAACGGAGAGATCCTGCAGAAGCTGAAGGGCGATTTGATTTTCCATGGCTGCGGCCAAATCGTGAAAGAGTCACAAAAGGAAATGAATTACCGGCTGAGGGCGGCAACGAGGCGGTCGATTTCGTCGAAGGTCCGCTTCTCGGTGACAGCGATCAGCAGTGAGTTTTCCGGAACACCATTCGGGAACTCGAATCGATCCAGAACAGGTCCGAGGTTGAAGCCGGCGTTCTGAGCAGCGGCGATCACCTCGTCCACCGGACGGTTGAACTGGAAAACGAACTCTTTGAAGAACGGCTGGGCATACGCCAGTTGTCCCACGCCAGCTTCCGTCAATCGATCGGCCAGGGCGGCTGCTTTCTGGTGACACTGATCGCCCAGCTCGACAAAGCCTTTCGGGCCGAGCTGAGAAATGTAGACCGACGCCCGCAGAGCCATCAGCCCCTGGTTGGTGCAGATGTTACTGGTCGCCTTGTCGCGGCGGATGTGCTGTTCACGCGTCTGGAAATTGAGCACGAACGCACGGCGTCCATCGCGATCCACAGTCTGTCCGATCAGACGTCCCGGCATCTTGCGGACGAACTTCTCACGACAGGCCATGATGCCGAGGTAAGGCCCGCCGAACTGTAGCGGAATACCGAGCGACTGCCCTTCCGCCACGGCAATGTCGATGCCGTAGTCGCCGGGCCGCTTCATCACGCCGAGACTGACCGGATCGAAGACTTCGATCGCCAGAGCCCCGGCTGCGTGAGCCTGATCAACGACGGACTGCACATCTTCAAAGCAGCCGAAGAAGTTCGGATGCTGCACGACGACGGCTGCGGTCTGATCGTTGATCAGCGAGCCGGCCTGCTGCCAGTCGGTGACACCATCGACAGCGTCGGCAATGACGATCTCGCATTCGTTTCGCATCAGGTACGTGCGAACAGTTTCGATGTATTCGGGATGCACCGTTCCAGAGATGACGACCCGGCTGCCTCGATTGGTCGAGCGGATCGCCATGATGATCGCTTCAGCCAGAGCACTCGCCCCTTCGTACAGGCTGGCATTGGCGACGTCCATGCCGGTGAGGGCGGTGATCAGCGACTGGAATTCGAAGAATGCCTGCAGCGTCCCCTGACTGGCTTCTGGCTGATAAGGCGTGTAGGCGGTGTAGAACTCGCCGCGGGAGCAGATCTCATCGACCGTCGCCGGGATGAAATGATCGTAGGCTCCGCCCCCCTGGAAGCAGACGCGGTCTCCGTGCGTGGCGAAATCGGAACTGATTTTCCGGAGCATCCGGTCGAGTTCGATTTCCGACAGCGCCGGCGGCAGATCAAGTTCGCGATTGAGCCGCACGTCTTCGGGCAGCTGCTCGAAAAGATCGTCGAGGTTTTCGACCCCGATCGCGGCCAGCATCTGCTGTTGTTCTTCCGGGGTTGCAAATAGATAGGACACGCTGTTCGATCCTGGGTGCGTGGGGTGATCGAAGAAGGTTTAGGCCGGGAGGAAGGCTCAACGGGCCACGAGACAGCTTCCATTGGCGGCAGCCGGTTTCATGAGCGGGATAAACCTGGGATCACTTCACGGATAAAGCGAAGGAGTTCTCGACCGGCGCTGCCGCATTATAGACAACTCCGCCTCGAGCTACAGTCGCTGCGGCCCGAGAAATTGAAGCTGTGACAATTTGACCGAAGCGGGAATCAGTGCCCTTCTTCGTCGCAGAGCTTTTCGTAGGCGGCTCGATCGAGGAGAGCATCGATCTGAGACGGATCACTCGGAGTCAGCCGGAAAATCCAGCCAGCCTCAAACGGGCTGTCCGACAGTTTTTCCAGTTCGTTCTCGAGCGACTCGTTGACTTCGGCCACAGTGCCATCGAGGGGCGAATTCAGCTCGCCGACCGCTTTCACACTCTCAATCTCGCCGCAGGTTTCGCCCGCTTTGATCTCGCTTCCGACCTTCGGCAGATCGACATAGACCAGATCGGTCAGCTGAGAGACGGCGAAGTCGGTAATCCCGATCGTGGCGACGTTGCCGTCCCAGTGCACCCATTCATGCGTCTGCGAATACCGGAGGGAAGAAAGATCCATCCCGAACACCCCTGTCTGCCAATAAGGAGAGAATACTGTGTGAAGCGGCGCCTGCAGATCCGGGCAATTGGAACCGGGGACGGGCGAGCTTCCGCGTTGAACAGCGTCAATTCTGCACAGACGGGAAAGACTCTGCCACCCTGCCGGCTCAAAAAAGCGGCATTCGCGGTCGCCGGGGCTTCGCGGATCCCTACTTCTGTTCGAAGTCGGCGATTTTACCGAGACGGCGGGCGTGGCGGCCCCCTTCGAATTCGGTCGTCATCCAGATGTCGGTCATGCGATCGACCAGCTGTTCGCCGAGCAGTTCCGCAGACAGGCAGAGCACATTGGCATCGTTGTGACGACGGCTCATTTCCGCAGTCACTTCATCGTGACAGGCCGTGGCCCGGACGCCGGAGAATTTGTTGGCGGCAATGCACATGCCCATGCCGGTGCCGCAAATCAGAATACCACGATCCACTTCCCCGGCTGCAACAGCCTTGGAAACTTTGATGGCGAAGTCGGGATAGTCGACACTCTCACCAGATTCCGGGCCCATATCCACGGATTCGTGTCCCAGGTTGGTGAGTCGATCAAGAATACGCGATTTCAGGTCAAATCCCCGGTGATCGCTTGCGACGGCTACTTTCATTCGGATTCTGTCTCACAATGTTCGGGCGATCCT is a genomic window of Rubinisphaera margarita containing:
- a CDS encoding cytochrome ubiquinol oxidase subunit I, which codes for MDVLLLSRLQFAFTIMFHYLFPPLTIGLGVILVYLEGMYLRTKQPIFEEAARFWTKIFGLNFALGVVTGIVMEFEFGTNWAAYSRYVGDVFGSALAAEGIFAFFLESGFLSLLLFGWDRVGPKMHFFATLMVCLGGIFSSVWITIANSWQQTPTGHEIREVVINGQTFERAEIVDFWAMVFNPSTIDRLIHVWIGAFILGAFFVMSISAWYILKGRHLEFAKRSFTGALLLATVSSLAQLVSGHSNANMVAEYQPAKLAAMEGLYETEESTGLYLFGWPDDETETVKYGIEIPGMLSFLVHNNFKTPVPGFDQLEDQWGRPPVWLTFQAYHLMIAIGSLFIASTLFACLLWYRGTLFETRWLLWYFVFAVALAFIANEAGWVAAEVGRQPWIVAPSLIDGELVGGLRTSEGLSEAVRAEQVLGSIIFFGFIYFLLFILWVTLLHQKISHGPELSDDEDPYHDRAHIEKAV
- the gcvPB gene encoding aminomethyl-transferring glycine dehydrogenase subunit GcvPB; the encoded protein is MENQIALQLLQDLSVPGRRATAFPPEELAEAGTSSQIPDEHRADHTLSLPELSEGDIVRHYVSLSQRNMSVDTHFYPLGSCTMKYNPKRHERWAGMNGFINAHPYAETNDIQGLLAVLYEMQEMLGEIAGLPSVSLHPAAGAQGEFAAILTASAYFASKGEDRKTVVFPASAHGTNPASAAMAGYKCVQLKPSSTGLVNLDDLKQHLSEEVAVFMITNPNTIGLFEKDIQKISEMLHDVGGLVYIDGANMNAILGKTRPGDFGGDMMHYNVHKTFTGPHGAGGPGAGPIAVRDFLGDYLPGPIVTRETDAQGKTVYKLSKPPKSVGQLRSFIGNIGILLRGYFYIRTLGGVGLREVSEHAVLNANYLLSQLKDVLDVPNGDRCMHEFVASAAPLKKQGVTAMDIAKRLLDYGFHAPTVYFPLVIPEAMMMEPTETESKLTLDRFADTIKAILAEDPETLRSAPLTTPVSRPDEVKAAREPVLSYCPCPTAFEVEAPKGVKETVPSYI
- a CDS encoding phosphatase PAP2 family protein, yielding MLQSFVQTYRNAGQITRLRLPLAIPLCTLLLGTVLLEWSRWDLEISRWFYDVNAKEWPLADVDPWQTIDEWFVFPGVVVGVIALFWGLIACLRWRWDDRARAAVVLTWVLLIGPGLLVNGSLKPFFSRPRPREVVELGGVKAYQPAFGFGDKVHYNSSFPSGHASIGFYLITPAFLCRTRRWRWSLLTVGLCYGGLMSLSRIVQGGHYLSDTLWSLGIVYAVGWAVSTFVTAIQIHRIRPLAVETTPIAEQTRLAA
- a CDS encoding lipoate--protein ligase family protein yields the protein MQTDFSTAVGSLFLEFFPRSGEENMAIDEQLLARAIDDEQISFRFYRWAEATLSLGHFQAKQRAPLAERFADLPAVTRLSGGGAILHDRELTYSLALPAAHPLAKNPTSLYAIVHTAFIAALAEQGIPVQMRGEELAAQNGEFLCFLRGDRHDVLSNGQKVLGSAQRRRKGAVLQHGSLILEASPLAPEVPGLSDLSGREVQVDSLVFGVMSRLGDLAASWENA
- a CDS encoding ArnT family glycosyltransferase, with the translated sequence MPAITETQPSPSGQGQSLVERLKASLAQRPLSWLIGTLLLVRLGFILSSPVDLIADESYYWDWSRRLDFGYYSKPPMIAWINWLSTTLLGPSEFAVRLPAALLGTFGLLWVYHLGARLFSYRVGVLSVLLLALTPGQTALSFLMTIDAPFLFCWAGALYGFWMMTSVKTPPLKWCAITALLLGLGILSKQTMLGFFPLAGLFLLATPERRAMWFSGRIWSTAAAGLAFLAPVLIWNMRNDWITLEHTASHFSENSVTWMTQFARFAEFILGQVGVASPMLWFVIVVTMYAAFRKFKTLTPGERYLVCFSGVPMLGILALSATRRLEPNWPAACYPAAVILVSAVLLGRSTLNNLFKSREKTLSRCWQTGLVCTAITYAAVTVVPLSPLAGSPLDITCRLRGWETLAQQFDDVVKNDAKSTGVENPLIISTAGRDITSGLAFYLPSQPLIPLWSQDDAGVQCQYDLWPKPDTDQAGAAYVITDVNPKLPASLNQSFAEWESLGTISTELGSGRLREYEIFRTRSASAAEADAIERTARNPASRTIR
- a CDS encoding Hsp70 family protein; its protein translation is MIVGIDLGTTNSLCAVFQDGQPVIIPSSHGRSLTPSIVGVLDSGELLVGDAARDLRVTRPQHVASRFKRLMGTQETVSLHSKQLNAAELSSLVLKSLKQDAEAYLGEDVTDAVITVPAYFNELQRRATKLAGELAGLRVNRIINEPTAAALAYGFHDRDAEKNLLVIDLGGGTFDVTMMEVFEGTLEIIASAGESTLGGEDFTDRLLGHVLQTMQMHLESAEIRLPLMVSRLRDECERAKRQLGNVEQIDIRIPEDDGHFAESPRTVSITTALFSEIVQPLLERVRRPIARVLRDAGLSPDQVEDVILVGGATRMPVLKTCVREIFDQEPLCTHNPDEVVALGAAIQAALLSNDEAVQDIVMTDVCPFTLGVEITKHIGGHDVEGFFLPIIHRNTTLPVSAEEIVSTVRANQREVVIRVYQGEHRKIEGNLSLGELRVTGIPPAPAGVPIRIRFTYDLNGLLEVEALVDSTGRKFSTVLTNHAQHLSKKEIEDAVSKLQDLKFYPRDEVENQQLLRFSERVLGEISPQERQAFEEIIDSFEIAMASGDPSYFQQVRAFLLERLSELGFPHDSGEGSAE
- a CDS encoding LptF/LptG family permease; amino-acid sequence: MLTTFERQLFRQFLFVNAVYLCVILGLFTVIDLFDNVDDFVNHSDGKPLSIVLNIAAYYGKMGLFIFDAASVPMIAMSGLTTLLLCKRRGQVKPFLSAGIPTYRVLAPALLMGACVMVGMKMVNREVFLGDAVHHLHSSRGGGGAETLHLVAPRYDHASQILIDGWAVYPHTQRIEKAAFVLPPEIAGQDMICLKADEAEFYPRQGNRPSGWLLRNANPSMTEIPLTEQGKSYLLRSKQPENIFVVSDVTPDLIYKAKESSGFLSTAQLVERINSPAIDNNTARDLEFNFHARVIEPFLTGLMIWIAIPVILQKESRGMIVNAGECGFWLFAIIGSTYAVRFLPALQVAEPVQAAWIPLLLTTPLTVWMLDRVET